The DNA segment GCGGCCGTGATGGCAACAGGGTTCAAGTGTGACCACTAATGTTCCGCCCTTTGCTCGATCTCCGGCCTGCGCAATGGCGCCGACCTCGGCATGGGGTTCACCCGCACGAGCATGAAATCCTTCTCCCACCAACTGTCCGTGGCGATCCAAAACAACGGCCCCTACTAAAGGATTGGGGCTTGTGACTCCATCGGCGAGTGCAGCCAGCGCTAAGGCGCGCCGCATCCAGGTATCCCACATCAGAAAAGCGGTAAAGTCTGAAGCGAGCGCCACTCACTCACAACATATGGAGGAATGGGAAGCTCAGTAAACACTCCAGGGAGTACTAAACGTAGCGGACGATTGTTGCTAAGATCGTCAAGTAATGGATCGAGACTAAATTCAGCAGCGGCTTCACGACCATCTCCAACCAAAACTGGGTTTTCCAGCGTGATGTCGTTTAGAATCCAAGTATGGCGACCGGCTAGGACTTGAAGGCTGACAGGATGATTTAAACGCAGCTTGCCTGGATAACCGACGATGCGAAGCACCACCGGCTGACCAGGCTGACCTTTCCGGTAAGCCACAGTTTGCCAGCTGTCGTAATCCAAATCCCGAAGGCTTTCAAGTGACCGAACTATTGCAACACCTGTTTCGTTTTCATGCTGATGAACCTGTGCTCGAGCTAAGCCAGGAATTACCAGCAATACTAAAGCGACTAACAACGAACAAATTAGACGATGCATTTGGGCAAGACCTTGAAAGAATTGGGCGGAACATTACTAGTTCTGAACAGAACTTTCTTGACGATGGGAGAAAGGACAAACACTAATTAAGTACTAGTAGGGTTGGTGTATTTGATTTGATACAGCTGAGGGTTGCCAAAATTTTATTTTTTCCGACTGAGTAAGAAGAAACATGGAGAACCAGAAGTGTCTAAACTCGAGTGTTGCAATTGGTTACTTTAAGCTTTCTGTGCAGTTTGAGAATTCAACCTCTGCTTCCCGAAACTTGGCTATCAGGCAAACATGACCCAGGCCACTTTCGTCGAAACACGGTTTTTACCAATGCTCTCAATTTAGATTAACTAAGCTATAGCAATTGGAGACATAGAGTCCGGATAGTATCGCCATTAATTCACGGTGGGACAACAGTTCACAACCTTAGCATATTTGTAATATACCTAATGGCTTATTCTAGCGTCCATGGGTTTAAACATTGAACTAATGTTTTTCTTTCTAAGTTGTGCCAAGAGTTTTTGTTTGTATTGCGTTTGTATATTTTTGACGTACAAGTATGCTGACACCATGGTACAGAGTTACGAAGAAGTTTGTCTAATCAATAGAACAAACCTATATAACCCCCCACAACATTTGACTAGCACTGCTGACGTAGTTTTATCAATCAAATTTAATCAACTCGCCAGGCTGCCCGCTAAAAATCTTAAAAGTTACCTTAATTAAGCGTTTTTATCTGCAAGCTTGTATTTTGTTAAGTGACAGTAACGCACACTATCAGATATCCAGTGATATAGTAGATACTAGCTGTTTAATATGTGAATATTTCGACTAAGCTGGCAGACTGGATTGTTTTTGAGTATGGTTAGTGTTAAAGATTCTTAATATGAGACATACTTGATACACTCGTGGGTTTTGGTTCAAAGACTCCGGTTGAGCACATCGAACCCTGAATACGTGCAGTTCGCACTGGGTTGTCTCTACATGTGAAAGCTAGAAGCGCGTCACATGTAGTGCAATACAAAGCACTTCGAGTTCATGGCTAAAACCGCTCTGGTCTGAAACTGATGTGATTCACCCAAAGATTACGTAACGTAACAGTGTTAGCGATTTGAAGCTCCGGGAATGCTTGCCCAATTGGTGTCGGTGGCCCAGAGACCCCAGATGGCCATAGCCCTTAAGTAATGACAGGCTCGGAATGTGTTTGCAGTAGTGATCGCCTCTGGGGTGCGGAACTGTAGACCGCCCGAATAGACCTGATGCACTACGGCTCTTGTGATGGCTGAAGCGGTGCTACCTTGACCCATCAGACGGAAGTAGCTAGCGACGCCGAAATTGATGCCAGTCCAGACTTCGAGAGGATGCGTGTTTGTGGAATCGAGGGGGACGCCATCGCGGCGTAATCCGTTGGCAAGGCCAAGTTTTCCTCCCTCAAAACGTTCAAAACATGTTTCCCTTACAACGTTTAAGGTACTGAGAGCATTGGCATCACTAACAACAGAGGGTAACCCCAAGAGGCGTGCGTAGAAATCTCCACAAAGTTGGTCGGCCATTACCACTGGTACACGACTTTCGGTATCGATTTTGTAATATTCGCCATTCCAGAGCAAACGATCAAAATTGCCGCGCGACTGCTCCAACCACTGACCGAAGCGACGCTGTTCAACAGTGGTATCGAGTCCCAAATCTAGCTGCAGACGCTGAGCCATTGCCAATGCTGCTTCCAACGCCGCGATCCAGAGGGCACCGCAGTAAGCACTCACCCCTTTTAATGGCCAATCATCAAACGTTTGGTCTGGTGCTCCACTATTGTCAGGTAAACCGTTACCGTCGGTATCGAAGAGTTTAAGGTAGTCGAGAGCTTGCACAGCCGATGACCAGCAATCGGCTAAAAAATTCAAATCTTCTCCCGTTGGGGCTAGTCGGAAAGTTCGCCACACTTGGAGCACGAAGTCACTGGCCAGGTCTTTCCAGAGGTTGCAATCCTGATAGGCGGTGTAATTGGTAGCATCGAATGGCATCTCATTTGGAGCGCCTAGGTCATGAGGGGTTGCTCCCTCCAGCTTGCGATCTGCCTCGACCCTTCCCTTCCCCCGGGTGAAATACCAGCCGATAGGACGTTGGGTGGAATCTTTGGCTGGAATGGCACGGGAAAAACTACGTAAGACTGCCTTATCTAATTCTGGCCATAACTGGAGCAGAGCTAAGGAGCCGTACAGTCGAACATCCAGACTTTCGTACCAGGCATAATCAGGGCACTCAAGAACCCCGAATCGACCGTAGGGATCCTTGGGTGTTGCTGCCGTCCACAAACTGCCGCCACTGCAAAGGTCATAAAGCTCGTTGAACAGAGCCATACGGACAGGTTTCGGAAGGGTCTGGCGTTTCATGACGGGTTGCTGCCAAACCTCGATTTGCTTACGCCAAGCACTCCAATCCCTTAAAGCTTCTGCAGCAATTGCTGCAGCATTCGTGCCATCAGCTCCA comes from the Synechococcus sp. M16CYN genome and includes:
- a CDS encoding DUF3122 domain-containing protein is translated as MHRLICSLLVALVLLVIPGLARAQVHQHENETGVAIVRSLESLRDLDYDSWQTVAYRKGQPGQPVVLRIVGYPGKLRLNHPVSLQVLAGRHTWILNDITLENPVLVGDGREAAAEFSLDPLLDDLSNNRPLRLVLPGVFTELPIPPYVVSEWRSLQTLPLF
- a CDS encoding GH116 family glycosyl hydrolase, with amino-acid sequence MAGLDFSALRGMLRRGQGSWTPPSASWSRPFGLGWDQPYSVRYTSNLDDGPNHGMPLGGFGAGCIGRAPDGNINLWHLDGGEHWFGILPDCQFSLWEKQGKDVRTHALGVRPNRDASRPRDSRWPLQSWSWYPASTLKRNTGTYAARYPLSWTHYAGVFRSYVLCEAFSPIIPGDYQRTSYPVAVFRWHFGNQTDQLLKLSLMLSWRNTLGWFTNTDTSAKIHFRDDGSPKYNYSPAIGRGYSQRNRHLDQPGLVGLLLDGRRSEPIAEGEGQWCLAVPDGLEDVEILRCSCWNPSGDGAEIWDPFSAEGTIPNNNDKRAGEQVSTAMAVKFTLVPGETREIPVVMSWDLPITTFASRCGYRRRYTDFFGADGTNAAAIAAEALRDWSAWRKQIEVWQQPVMKRQTLPKPVRMALFNELYDLCSGGSLWTAATPKDPYGRFGVLECPDYAWYESLDVRLYGSLALLQLWPELDKAVLRSFSRAIPAKDSTQRPIGWYFTRGKGRVEADRKLEGATPHDLGAPNEMPFDATNYTAYQDCNLWKDLASDFVLQVWRTFRLAPTGEDLNFLADCWSSAVQALDYLKLFDTDGNGLPDNSGAPDQTFDDWPLKGVSAYCGALWIAALEAALAMAQRLQLDLGLDTTVEQRRFGQWLEQSRGNFDRLLWNGEYYKIDTESRVPVVMADQLCGDFYARLLGLPSVVSDANALSTLNVVRETCFERFEGGKLGLANGLRRDGVPLDSTNTHPLEVWTGINFGVASYFRLMGQGSTASAITRAVVHQVYSGGLQFRTPEAITTANTFRACHYLRAMAIWGLWATDTNWASIPGASNR